The Candidatus Poribacteria bacterium genome segment AACTCCAGAAGAACCCCATCTGGGCCGACGGACGCTTCGGCGGAGCCCTCGACTTCAAGGGCGGAGCCTACGTCGAGCTGCTCGACTCGGCAGCCAGCCTTCCCTTCGGAGCGGCGGAGCCCTTCTCGATCACCGCGTGGGTCAACGTTCGCGCCGGCGGAACCGTCATCGGCAAGTTCAACGGCGGCGTCATCGGAGCCTACATCCTGACCGTCAGCGGCTCCGGCAACGTCACCTTCCACCGCGAAGTGGCTCCCTGGGGCTTGAGCGCCGTCGGCGTGCTCGAAGCCGGGAAGTTCAACCACGTCGCCGCCACCTACGACGGCAAAGAGATGAAGGTCTACATGCACGGCAAGGAGATCGGAACCCAGCCGCGCGGCGCGCAGAACACCGACCTCGCCACGCCCGTCTTCATCGGCGCTCGCATGACTGGCGGCGCGCCCAGCGAGTTCTTCGACGGCTTGATCGACGAAGTCGCCTTGTTCAACATCGCCCTCTCCCCGGCGCAGATTCAAGACGTCATCAAGGGACTCTCCAAGACCAAAGCCGTCCAACCGTCGGGTAAACTTCCCGACGTATGGGCCCGA includes the following:
- a CDS encoding LamG domain-containing protein; the protein is AALCVAGPIRAAIDPDSIAGLWLFDDKSAKDESGNKHDGKLQKNPIWADGRFGGALDFKGGAYVELLDSAASLPFGAAEPFSITAWVNVRAGGTVIGKFNGGVIGAYILTVSGSGNVTFHREVAPWGLSAVGVLEAGKFNHVAATYDGKEMKVYMHGKEIGTQPRGAQNTDLATPVFIGARMTGGAPSEFFDGLIDEVALFNIALSPAQIQDVIKGLSKTKAVQPSGKLPDVWARLRTRHGD